GTTGCGGCGAGTTTTCTCTCTTTTATCGCAACCAGAATATCGAATGATCTCTCCATTATTCTCTAGCACAATTGTCAGTTCATGAACATATTTTTCCCCTATGTCTGTTGTGTACATCTGTGTTTTATCCTTACCCTTCGAGACAATTCTTCCAATTTCGTAGGTTGATTTCAGCACTGTTTCACCTCCTTTCGATGGTTTTTATCATTCCAAAACCCTGAGCGTTCTTTGAACCCAGTCCCCAGTCGTAGGCTATCGATATAAGCTCTGGGTATGCCTGCAGC
The sequence above is drawn from the Mesotoga infera genome and encodes:
- a CDS encoding CRISPR-associated endoribonuclease Cas6, with amino-acid sequence LQAYPELISIAYDWGLGSKNAQGFGMIKTIERR